The genomic segment GATCGCGTACGCGTGGGTCCGCTGGCAGTTCACGCACCGCACGACCCCGGGGCCCGCCGCCCGGGGCGTGGCCATGTGCTGGCCGCCCAGCATGAGCTGGTCCCAGTCGTCCGGGGCGGCGGCCAGGAACCGCTCGACCTCCTGGCGGAACCCGGGGCGGAAGCAGGCGTCGTCTTCGAGCACCAGCAGCGCGCCCACCTGGTCCGAGATGGCCCGCTCGAGGACCTGCCGGTGGCTCTGCATGCACCCCCACGCCCCGCCCCCGGCCCCCCAGCCCTCCGGGACCGGAACCGCGCGCCGTCGATCGCCTCGAACGCGACCGGCTCGGGGAACGGCCAGTCGCACGCGGCGACCGCGGCCCGGAACGCGGCCAGCCGGTCCGGCCGGCGCCGCAGGTTGATGACAACGACTCGTCGAACACGGTCACCCTCTCATCACGTGGCCCGCCGAGTGCGCGCCCGGCCGCTCGCCTTCGTACTCCCGGCCGGTGGCCGGTCCGGGC from the Frigoriglobus tundricola genome contains:
- a CDS encoding glycosyltransferase family 25 protein — encoded protein: MRLAVPRAGRVRGDRRRAVPVPEGWGAGGGAWGCMQSHRQVLERAISDQVGALLVLEDDACFRPGFRQEVERFLAAAPDDWDQLMLGGQHMATPRAAGPGVVRCVNCQRTHAYAIRGPFLRHLYSRWCAASGHCDHIMGPMQGGYRVYAPDPFLVGQAQGPSDISGARNPAKFWVPPSADAAIALVRGPARSWRPSGGAACTPATTATRPRGSTAA